The following are from one region of the Bacteroidota bacterium genome:
- a CDS encoding ABC transporter ATPase codes for MPAHSRVWIYQSDRDITDAEVSEMKQKANMFLLDWTSHGNLMMATFDVLYNRFIVVAADEQAASASGCGIDNSVRFVQQIEKDYRLNLFDRMLVAYRDKTNRIQTVKLHVFEQLMEKKELNGDTIVFNNLISTKGEMQTKWEVPVKMSWHSRMLVL; via the coding sequence ATGCCCGCTCACTCCCGAGTCTGGATCTACCAGAGTGATCGGGATATTACCGATGCTGAAGTTTCGGAGATGAAGCAGAAAGCAAATATGTTTTTGCTCGACTGGACCTCGCACGGAAATCTTATGATGGCAACTTTCGATGTGTTGTATAATCGTTTTATAGTTGTGGCTGCAGATGAACAAGCAGCAAGTGCGAGTGGATGCGGGATCGACAATTCAGTTCGCTTTGTTCAGCAGATCGAAAAAGATTACAGATTGAATTTATTCGATAGGATGCTGGTGGCTTATCGCGATAAAACAAATCGTATTCAAACCGTTAAGCTTCATGTGTTCGAACAACTGATGGAAAAAAAAGAATTGAATGGAGATACGATCGTTTTCAATAATCTGATTTCTACAAAAGGAGAAATGCAAACGAAGTGGGAGGTGCCGGTAAAAATGAGTTGGCATTCCAGAATGCTTGTTCTCTGA
- a CDS encoding acyl-CoA desaturase, with protein sequence MSTEKVRIRYANKQRQFLQTLQSRVDTYFKSNEIKRTGGFRILMKTFLMLGFFLAPYFLMIFGVVSVWWGLLLLSIAMGAGMAGVGLSVMHDANHGSYSNNKVLNRVMSFSMNFIGGHYLNWQIQHNMLHHTFTNIEGHDEDIAPLGFLRFSPHAPYRKIHRFQYLYAWFFYGMMTLMWITTKDFQQLSRYNKRGLVKAAKKSYAMQLFILTASKVFYYAWVVVLPLYVMNISWWEFLIGFLSMHFTCGLILAMVFQPAHVIEETSYPKPDASGNMENDWAVHQLFTTANFAPKNWLLSWYVGGLNYQVEHHLFPSVSHIHYKKISPIVKQTAEEFNYPYISKRTFIGALVSHTRLLREFGRG encoded by the coding sequence ATGAGCACAGAAAAAGTAAGAATCAGGTACGCGAATAAGCAGCGGCAATTTTTACAGACGCTTCAATCGCGCGTCGACACCTATTTCAAATCGAACGAGATCAAACGCACCGGCGGTTTTCGAATTTTGATGAAAACTTTCCTGATGCTTGGCTTCTTTCTCGCCCCTTATTTTCTCATGATCTTCGGCGTGGTTTCTGTTTGGTGGGGATTGCTTTTGCTGAGCATTGCTATGGGAGCAGGAATGGCGGGAGTTGGCTTATCAGTGATGCACGATGCGAATCACGGAAGTTATTCCAATAATAAAGTGCTGAACAGAGTGATGTCGTTCTCGATGAATTTCATCGGCGGACATTATCTGAACTGGCAGATCCAGCACAATATGTTGCATCACACTTTCACGAACATCGAAGGACATGATGAAGATATTGCCCCGCTCGGATTCCTTCGTTTTTCTCCGCACGCGCCGTACAGAAAGATCCATCGCTTTCAATATCTGTATGCATGGTTCTTTTACGGAATGATGACGCTGATGTGGATCACGACAAAAGATTTTCAGCAATTGAGTCGTTATAATAAACGTGGACTTGTGAAAGCCGCGAAAAAATCTTACGCCATGCAGCTTTTCATTCTCACCGCAAGTAAAGTTTTTTATTATGCATGGGTAGTGGTACTTCCATTGTACGTTATGAATATTTCATGGTGGGAATTTCTCATTGGATTTTTGTCCATGCATTTCACCTGTGGATTAATTCTTGCCATGGTTTTCCAGCCCGCACATGTGATCGAAGAGACTTCTTATCCGAAACCGGATGCAAGTGGAAATATGGAAAATGACTGGGCCGTTCACCAGCTTTTCACGACTGCGAATTTTGCGCCGAAAAACTGGTTGCTCTCGTGGTATGTTGGTGGATTGAATTACCAGGTGGAGCATCATCTTTTTCCATCGGTGAGCCACATTCATTATAAAAAGATCTCTCCGATCGTAAAACAAACCGCAGAAGAATTTAATTATCCTTACATCTCCAAGCGCACATTCATAGGCGCGCTCGTGTCGCACACGCGTCTTCTCCGCGAATTCGGAAGAGGATAA
- a CDS encoding (Fe-S)-binding protein, with protein MAELTAKGEVPEILFWVGCMGSFDDRAKKVTKAIVGILNHVGIKFAVLGTEEACTGDPAKRAGNEFLFQMQAMNNITVLNNYQVKKIVTGCPHCFNTLKNEYPELGGKFEVIHHTQLVQQLIDSGKLKVQGGIFKGKKITFHDPCYLGRGNNIYEAPRSVIQKLDVELAEMKRSREKGLCCGAGGAQMFKEAEKGNKEVNVERTEEALQLNPDVIAVGCPFCMTMMTDGVKHFNKEEKTKVMDVAELIASSIRGE; from the coding sequence ATGGCAGAACTCACTGCGAAAGGTGAAGTTCCGGAAATATTATTCTGGGTGGGATGTATGGGAAGTTTTGACGATCGCGCAAAAAAGGTCACGAAAGCAATTGTTGGAATTTTAAATCACGTGGGAATTAAATTCGCTGTGCTCGGAACCGAAGAAGCGTGTACAGGCGATCCCGCGAAGCGCGCAGGAAATGAATTTCTTTTCCAGATGCAGGCCATGAATAATATTACGGTGCTGAATAATTACCAGGTGAAAAAAATTGTCACCGGCTGTCCGCATTGTTTCAACACGCTTAAGAATGAATATCCGGAACTCGGCGGAAAATTCGAAGTCATTCATCATACGCAATTAGTTCAGCAACTTATTGATTCCGGAAAATTAAAAGTGCAGGGTGGAATTTTCAAAGGGAAGAAAATTACTTTTCACGATCCCTGTTATCTCGGCAGAGGAAATAATATTTATGAAGCGCCACGTTCCGTAATTCAGAAACTCGATGTGGAATTGGCAGAAATGAAACGCAGCAGGGAAAAAGGTTTATGTTGTGGTGCAGGCGGAGCGCAAATGTTCAAAGAAGCGGAAAAAGGAAATAAAGAAGTAAACGTGGAGCGGACCGAAGAAGCATTGCAATTGAACCCTGATGTGATCGCGGTGGGTTGCCCGTTTTGCATGACGATGATGACAGACGGGGTGAAGCATTTCAACAAAGAAGAAAAAACAAAAGTGATGGACGTCGCGGAGTTGATTGCCTCGAGTATTCGGGGCGAATGA
- a CDS encoding phosphoheptose isomerase produces MNNELINIEENGKKISPVLPANIKNFLIDIDGTICDDIPNEEPWRMHDAEVYPQALETVNKWYDEGHIITFFTSRTEEHRDITEEWLLKNGFRWHGLLMGKPRGGNYHWIDNHMVRATRFDGKFTDLIEREATIQVFKS; encoded by the coding sequence ATGAATAACGAACTGATTAACATCGAAGAGAACGGAAAAAAAATATCCCCGGTTCTTCCCGCGAACATCAAAAATTTTCTCATCGATATTGATGGGACGATCTGCGATGATATTCCCAATGAAGAACCGTGGAGAATGCACGATGCGGAAGTTTACCCGCAGGCGCTGGAGACGGTAAATAAATGGTACGATGAAGGACACATCATCACGTTCTTCACTTCGCGCACCGAAGAACACCGCGACATCACCGAAGAATGGTTGCTGAAAAATGGTTTTCGCTGGCACGGATTACTCATGGGAAAACCACGCGGAGGAAATTATCACTGGATAGATAATCACATGGTGCGTGCTACACGTTTCGATGGAAAATTCACCGACCTCATAGAACGCGAAGCAACGATACAGGTTTTTAAATCCTGA
- a CDS encoding (Fe-S)-binding protein: protein MEYIAQTLFILLLISGSVLFTINVRKIRRNILLGKNTDRSDHKKERWMTMVRVALGQSKMVSRPLPAVLHIFVYVGFIVINIEVIEIIVDGAFGTHRVLSFLGPLYSILIATFEILAVLVFLGCFIFFCRRNIAKVKRLASKDLDGWPRSDANYILIMEMLLMTAFLFMNAADLRLQWIHFGHYAGVKVSSSAFPVSSHLARFYGGASLKGLVMAERFCWWFHIVGIMAFLNYIPYSKHFHILLAFPNTFYSNLKAKGEFSNLPSVTNEVKAMLDPSFTPPPPPEGTVQRFGAKDVTDLSWKQLMDAYSCTECGRCTSSCPANITGKKLSPRKIMMDTRDRLEAVGKNRDENKGKFVDDGKSLLGDLITPEEVWACTSCNACVQECPVNIDPLSIIIDLRRFMVMEQSSAPNELNMMMTNIENNAAPWQFSPADRMNWANE from the coding sequence ATGGAATACATCGCCCAAACTCTTTTCATACTTCTTCTCATTTCGGGATCCGTGCTCTTTACGATCAACGTTCGGAAGATCCGCAGAAATATTCTGCTTGGAAAAAATACAGACCGAAGCGATCACAAAAAAGAAAGATGGATGACCATGGTTCGTGTAGCGCTCGGGCAATCGAAAATGGTTTCGCGTCCGTTGCCTGCTGTACTGCACATTTTTGTTTACGTCGGATTCATTGTCATCAATATTGAAGTGATAGAAATTATTGTCGACGGAGCTTTCGGTACACATCGTGTACTTTCTTTTCTCGGGCCGCTTTATTCCATTCTCATTGCCACATTTGAAATTCTTGCGGTGCTTGTTTTTCTCGGGTGTTTCATTTTTTTCTGCCGGAGAAATATTGCAAAGGTAAAACGCCTTGCGAGTAAGGATCTCGATGGATGGCCGAGATCGGATGCAAATTATATTCTCATAATGGAAATGCTGCTGATGACGGCATTTCTTTTCATGAATGCAGCCGATCTGCGTTTGCAGTGGATCCATTTCGGCCATTATGCAGGAGTGAAAGTTTCTTCTTCTGCATTCCCGGTGAGTTCACATCTTGCTCGATTTTATGGTGGCGCATCGTTAAAAGGATTAGTGATGGCGGAACGTTTCTGCTGGTGGTTTCACATTGTGGGCATCATGGCGTTCCTGAATTACATTCCTTATTCGAAACATTTTCATATTCTTCTTGCATTCCCGAATACATTTTATTCCAATTTAAAAGCGAAAGGAGAATTCAGCAATCTTCCTTCCGTGACCAATGAAGTGAAAGCCATGCTCGATCCTTCTTTCACTCCGCCGCCACCTCCGGAAGGAACGGTTCAACGTTTCGGTGCTAAAGATGTTACTGATCTTTCCTGGAAACAATTGATGGATGCATATTCGTGTACGGAGTGTGGAAGATGCACTTCGAGTTGCCCGGCGAATATTACTGGGAAAAAACTTTCGCCCAGGAAAATAATGATGGACACGCGTGATCGTCTTGAAGCTGTTGGAAAAAACCGCGATGAGAATAAAGGAAAATTTGTTGACGATGGAAAATCATTGCTTGGCGATCTCATTACGCCCGAGGAAGTGTGGGCGTGTACGTCGTGCAACGCGTGCGTGCAGGAATGCCCGGTGAATATCGATCCGCTTTCCATTATCATTGACCTCCGGAGATTCATGGTAATGGAACAATCGTCCGCGCCGAATGAACTGAACATGATGATGACGAATATTGAGAACAATGCCGCGCCCTGGCAATTTTCTCCTGCTGACAGAATGAATTGGGCGAATGAATAA